The following are encoded together in the Elusimicrobiota bacterium genome:
- a CDS encoding 30S ribosomal protein S1, with amino-acid sequence MTSNGETTMETAKHHEDESQDNPPAELEAAQDESMEALLAQEAATKQKLASRQIAWVKIIQVTADQVLVDVGEKREGIIDLSEFSPSQDKPAQPPAVGQRVPVLAAGKTREGATKLSYRRAKAELAWQSCQKAFQDKVRVRGRVTSAIKGGFLVDLGGVQGFLPASLADLRPVREPSRMVGTGVRCVILELNDSKRQAVLSRKAVLEEEVGKRKQKVLSELKAGEIRIGRVVRVAPEGLTVDIGGLEGLVRTADISWGAPAAPSAQQRGTKVRVKVLSKPAQEAEKVLLGIKQLLPNPVDAVRKKYPLKSVVRGKVLEAGPAGVRIAVGEKQKAFCPVSECDPEASCKAGDAVSGFVIGVNAETFEILFSMAKFNEIQDKKRVAQYLKAPRPLTLGQVLGPEQEE; translated from the coding sequence ATGACCTCTAACGGAGAGACGACCATGGAAACCGCGAAACACCACGAGGACGAAAGCCAGGACAATCCGCCCGCCGAGCTCGAAGCCGCGCAGGACGAAAGCATGGAGGCTCTCCTGGCCCAGGAGGCCGCGACCAAGCAGAAATTGGCCAGCCGCCAGATCGCCTGGGTCAAGATCATTCAGGTGACCGCGGATCAGGTTTTGGTGGACGTCGGCGAAAAACGCGAAGGCATCATTGATTTGAGCGAGTTCTCGCCGTCGCAGGACAAGCCGGCCCAGCCCCCGGCCGTGGGCCAGCGCGTGCCTGTCCTCGCGGCGGGGAAGACCCGGGAGGGGGCGACCAAGCTATCCTACCGCCGGGCCAAGGCGGAGCTAGCCTGGCAATCCTGCCAAAAGGCCTTCCAGGACAAGGTCCGCGTGAGGGGACGCGTCACTTCCGCGATCAAGGGCGGGTTCCTGGTGGATTTGGGCGGGGTGCAGGGATTTTTGCCGGCGTCTCTGGCCGACCTTCGGCCGGTGCGAGAGCCCTCGCGCATGGTCGGGACCGGCGTGCGCTGCGTGATCCTCGAGCTCAACGACTCCAAGCGCCAGGCAGTGCTTTCCCGCAAGGCCGTTCTAGAGGAGGAGGTGGGCAAGAGAAAGCAGAAGGTTCTTTCCGAGCTCAAAGCGGGCGAGATACGCATTGGCCGGGTGGTCCGGGTCGCCCCGGAGGGGCTGACGGTGGATATAGGGGGCCTCGAGGGTCTTGTGCGGACGGCCGATATCTCGTGGGGCGCGCCCGCGGCACCCTCCGCCCAGCAAAGGGGGACCAAGGTCCGGGTCAAGGTCCTGTCCAAGCCCGCCCAGGAGGCGGAGAAGGTGCTTCTCGGCATCAAGCAGCTGCTCCCCAATCCCGTCGACGCCGTGCGAAAGAAGTACCCTCTTAAGTCCGTGGTCCGCGGCAAGGTGCTCGAGGCCGGTCCGGCCGGAGTCAGGATCGCGGTGGGCGAGAAGCAGAAGGCTTTTTGCCCGGTTTCGGAATGCGATCCCGAGGCTTCCTGCAAGGCAGGAGACGCTGTTTCAGGGTTTGTCATCGGAGTCAACGCCGAGACTTTCGAGATTTTGTTCTCCATGGCCAAATTCAACGAGATCCAGGATAAGAAGCGGGTGGCCCAGTATTTGAAGGCCCCCCGGCCCCTGACGCTCGGTCAGGTCCTCGGGCCGGAGCAGGAGGAATAA
- a CDS encoding tetratricopeptide repeat protein: MSHPNPEGLAHRVRPVRHGGVSLYWLGTKTLWALAAFSLLSFLAVLYLVFRDLGLERPKTAAVYPPPQIDTAIAQAQDKLKADPQDLAALVELGSLHFEQGKDHYVEAINELEEARDLGALDARIFYCLGTMYQEVGLYPFALEEYKRFLRHFPNDREVRMLLAKLLYKQGRFPEAVAEYERLKFHYPKDSLILENFGLSLWAAKALGRALEAFSGLKAMGPEEAKRASFYIGQIHYEQEQYKQALEQLLQCRGQAGAPGFGIQPEKIYAALAMTYQKLGDLASAKEAWEMVLSQTPNDSKAQVAFKDVERRLSRAKKSAKKT; encoded by the coding sequence TTGAGTCATCCCAATCCCGAGGGGCTGGCCCATCGGGTGAGGCCCGTTCGTCACGGCGGCGTGAGCCTTTACTGGCTCGGCACCAAGACCCTATGGGCGCTGGCGGCCTTCTCCCTCTTGAGCTTTTTGGCCGTCCTCTACCTCGTGTTCCGAGACCTTGGCCTGGAGAGGCCCAAGACCGCCGCCGTGTACCCTCCGCCCCAGATCGACACGGCCATCGCCCAGGCCCAGGACAAGCTCAAGGCCGATCCCCAGGACCTGGCGGCCCTGGTGGAGCTGGGCAGCCTCCATTTCGAGCAAGGCAAGGACCACTACGTCGAGGCCATCAACGAGCTGGAGGAGGCGCGCGATCTCGGGGCCTTGGACGCCCGCATTTTCTATTGCCTGGGGACCATGTACCAGGAGGTGGGGCTTTACCCCTTCGCCTTGGAGGAGTACAAGAGGTTTCTGCGGCACTTCCCGAACGATCGCGAGGTGCGCATGCTTTTGGCCAAGCTTCTCTACAAGCAGGGGCGTTTCCCCGAGGCGGTGGCCGAGTATGAAAGGCTGAAATTCCATTACCCCAAGGACAGCCTGATCCTGGAAAATTTCGGCTTGAGCCTCTGGGCGGCCAAGGCCTTGGGCCGGGCCTTGGAGGCCTTCTCGGGACTCAAGGCCATGGGCCCCGAGGAGGCCAAGCGGGCCTCTTTCTACATCGGGCAGATCCATTACGAGCAGGAGCAGTACAAGCAGGCCCTGGAGCAGCTCCTGCAATGCCGCGGCCAGGCCGGAGCCCCGGGGTTCGGCATACAGCCAGAGAAAATCTACGCGGCCCTGGCCATGACCTATCAAAAGTTGGGCGACCTTGCCTCCGCCAAGGAGGCCTGGGAGATGGTCTTGTCCCAGACCCCCAACGACTCCAAGGCCCAGGTGGCCTTCAAGGACGTCGAGCGCCGCCTTTCCCGCGCCAAAAAATCCGCGAAAAAGACGTAG
- a CDS encoding PD40 domain-containing protein: MSVASWLLTLLAWNVVSAQEFGQNQVIRRDFDWKVRSSPHFDLYYYDEGAGLVVEAAGILEASFERLTRELRILPNGPSWLPERLKKKRKWRRRPFFLYASPNDFQQSAIAEAGDGTGGITEPFKDRFMVYNDGSRQWLCEVSAHELVHILQFEVLMSGFWKTGKILKSFLYPLWMMEGMPGFLTRDIESALEETVIRDAATSGGLIPLTHLEHFGHLKPHQIVLAYREGAQAMEFLAEQYGSRKPGDMLRIFESRFETSQVLQELVGLNARKFSAKFLEYVENKYKRVARAQGLREPETFGSPLTASKGRIPEFNSGPALSPDLKTAYYATTADGHPPEIRALDLGTGRSRKILGYRPSRIENLPLGRFANISRVLAVSPNGRRLAFSATKNHRDALYIYDIASKRLERRELPGFSALNQPAFSPDSKFLAFSAMENAGTDLYLYELASGRLRRLTDDSEDDDMPAFTPDGAALIYSKEIGPGRRLYRLSLADSRQTRLENSGGEARDPVVSPDGKRALFILEGSDSSEIAELDLETGKVSRLTKSLGACYTPSYAGRGEIVFAALRRGSVHLYKGPRSKFLDEAVPQELAGDAFEPARSSAALSGERPYQFSYSTDLFIPALFYSSEGGLFMAGYWQGSDLLGRHQNQALFNYHSAKSYSYQTSYLYRRWRPQLFAGVTGFSQEDLIDADLHRVDDVAHSQFAGVRYPFDRFHRVDAFLQSASEQVVDRADRTQEDRQARLYGLSLTRDTVRGRYLVPNQGSRLEFSYSRAVAAAGGNRSYYVAGAEGHKFVATGSQSALSFRAAAARALGPDRPQLLLGGLGGVRGYARASKRDLGGHLGLLNAEWRFPLIRDLNYYMWYIFPDFYFKAVFGTIFADAGYAWDSEGQLSRSRWRDLRQSVGLGIRIHTFILQQFPFVISMDYARRTTQNGGIFYVYLGQVF, encoded by the coding sequence ATGAGCGTCGCTTCCTGGCTGCTGACGCTCCTGGCCTGGAACGTCGTCTCTGCCCAGGAGTTCGGACAGAACCAGGTGATCCGGCGGGACTTCGATTGGAAGGTCCGCTCGAGCCCCCACTTCGATCTGTACTACTACGATGAAGGGGCGGGGCTCGTGGTCGAGGCCGCCGGAATCCTTGAAGCGTCGTTCGAGCGCCTGACGCGGGAGCTCAGGATTTTGCCCAACGGCCCATCCTGGCTCCCGGAGCGCCTTAAAAAAAAGCGGAAATGGAGGCGGCGCCCCTTCTTCCTTTACGCCAGCCCCAACGACTTTCAGCAATCCGCCATCGCCGAGGCCGGAGACGGCACCGGGGGCATCACCGAGCCATTCAAGGACCGCTTCATGGTCTACAACGACGGCTCGCGCCAGTGGCTCTGCGAGGTGTCCGCTCACGAGCTCGTCCACATCCTGCAGTTCGAGGTGCTCATGAGCGGGTTTTGGAAAACCGGGAAAATACTGAAGTCGTTTCTCTATCCCCTTTGGATGATGGAGGGCATGCCCGGGTTCTTGACCCGCGACATCGAATCCGCCCTCGAGGAGACCGTGATCCGCGACGCGGCGACCTCGGGCGGGCTCATCCCCTTGACCCATCTCGAGCATTTCGGGCATTTAAAACCCCATCAGATCGTCCTGGCCTACCGGGAGGGTGCCCAGGCCATGGAGTTCCTGGCCGAGCAATACGGCTCCCGCAAGCCCGGCGACATGCTGAGAATTTTCGAGAGCCGCTTCGAGACCTCCCAGGTCCTACAGGAGCTCGTGGGTCTCAACGCCCGCAAGTTCAGCGCCAAGTTCCTCGAGTACGTGGAGAATAAGTACAAGCGCGTCGCGCGGGCGCAAGGCCTGCGCGAGCCGGAGACCTTCGGTTCGCCGCTCACGGCTTCGAAAGGCCGCATCCCCGAGTTCAACAGTGGCCCGGCCTTGAGCCCGGACTTAAAGACCGCGTACTACGCCACGACCGCGGACGGGCACCCTCCCGAGATCCGCGCCCTCGATCTGGGTACGGGGCGCTCGCGCAAAATCCTGGGCTATCGGCCCTCCCGGATCGAAAACCTCCCCCTCGGCCGCTTCGCCAATATCTCCCGGGTCTTGGCGGTTTCACCGAACGGGCGGAGGCTGGCGTTTTCCGCCACGAAAAACCACAGGGACGCGCTCTATATTTACGATATTGCGTCCAAGCGCCTGGAACGCAGGGAGCTTCCCGGCTTCTCGGCTCTGAACCAGCCGGCGTTCTCGCCCGACTCGAAATTCCTGGCCTTCTCGGCCATGGAAAACGCGGGCACCGATCTTTACCTTTACGAGCTCGCCTCCGGCCGCCTGCGGCGGCTGACCGATGACTCCGAGGACGACGACATGCCGGCCTTCACCCCGGACGGCGCGGCGCTCATCTACTCCAAGGAGATCGGCCCGGGGCGGCGGCTCTACCGCCTGAGCCTGGCCGATTCGCGGCAGACCCGCCTCGAGAATTCTGGCGGCGAAGCCCGAGATCCCGTGGTGTCGCCGGACGGCAAGAGGGCGCTTTTCATCTTGGAGGGGTCCGACTCATCGGAGATCGCCGAGCTGGACCTGGAAACAGGGAAAGTCTCCAGGCTCACCAAGAGCCTGGGGGCCTGCTACACCCCGAGCTACGCGGGACGGGGCGAGATCGTATTCGCCGCCCTGCGCCGGGGGAGCGTCCACTTGTACAAAGGACCGCGTTCCAAGTTCCTAGACGAGGCAGTGCCTCAGGAGCTTGCGGGGGATGCCTTTGAGCCCGCAAGGAGCTCGGCCGCTTTGTCCGGAGAGCGCCCGTACCAATTCTCCTACTCCACCGACCTTTTCATCCCCGCCCTCTTCTATTCCTCGGAGGGAGGGCTGTTCATGGCCGGCTATTGGCAGGGCTCGGACCTTCTAGGGCGCCACCAGAACCAGGCCCTCTTCAATTACCACTCCGCCAAGAGCTACTCCTACCAAACGAGCTACCTGTACCGGCGCTGGCGGCCGCAGCTCTTCGCCGGGGTGACGGGGTTCAGCCAGGAGGACCTGATCGACGCGGACTTGCACCGCGTGGACGACGTCGCGCATTCCCAATTCGCCGGGGTGCGCTACCCCTTCGACCGCTTCCACCGCGTGGACGCCTTCCTGCAGTCGGCCAGCGAGCAGGTCGTGGACCGCGCCGACAGGACCCAAGAGGACCGCCAGGCCAGGCTCTACGGCCTGTCCTTGACCCGGGATACGGTGCGAGGCCGGTATCTCGTGCCCAACCAGGGCAGCCGCTTGGAGTTCTCCTATTCCCGGGCCGTGGCCGCGGCGGGGGGAAACCGGAGCTATTACGTCGCGGGGGCCGAAGGGCACAAGTTCGTGGCCACCGGAAGCCAGAGCGCGCTTTCGTTTCGCGCGGCCGCGGCCCGGGCCCTGGGGCCGGACCGGCCCCAGCTTCTTCTGGGAGGGCTCGGGGGCGTGCGCGGCTACGCCCGGGCCTCGAAGCGGGACCTGGGCGGCCATTTGGGGCTTCTCAACGCGGAGTGGCGCTTTCCCCTGATTCGGGACCTCAACTACTATATGTGGTACATCTTCCCCGATTTCTACTTCAAGGCGGTATTTGGTACGATTTTCGCCGATGCGGGTTATGCCTGGGATTCCGAGGGTCAATTGTCGCGCAGCCGCTGGCGGGACCTGCGCCAATCCGTGGGCCTCGGGATCCGGATACACACCTTCATCCTTCAGCAATTTCCCTTCGTGATTTCCATGGACTACGCCCGCCGCACCACGCAGAACGGCGGGATTTTCTACGTCTACCTGGGGCAGGTATTCTGA
- the lysA gene encoding diaminopimelate decarboxylase yields the protein MLGYRGGELYLDGVSARAVAQRFGTPLYVYSRDLVLERFRALKKAFKARSPLICYALKANSNAALCRALAKAGAGADIVSGGELQRALRAGFKPRRIVFSGVGKTQEEMALALRSGVLTLNVESREELEALERTARRLRIPAPVSVRLNPDVDPGTHPHITTGISENKFGVEAGEALELYEKAVKSPWLKIQGIQCHIGSQITSVEPYLRAARSLARVAARLQKKGIRLGLMDMGGGLGITYDREKPLKLKVLAQGLARILAPWPQARLLLEPGRYLVAEAGVLLTTVLYRKKTARRRFAVVDAAMNDLARPALYGARHPVWPALRRSGPALPMDVVGPVCESGDFLAKGCLLAEPEPGDVLAVLKAGAYGFSMSSQYNSRPRAAEVLLKGGKAKLSRRRETLEDLIRCEEV from the coding sequence ATGCTGGGCTACCGCGGGGGCGAGCTTTATTTGGATGGAGTCTCGGCGCGCGCGGTAGCACAGCGCTTCGGCACGCCGCTTTACGTCTACTCCCGGGACCTCGTTTTGGAGCGATTCAGGGCGCTGAAGAAGGCCTTCAAAGCGCGCTCGCCGCTTATCTGCTACGCCCTCAAGGCCAACTCCAACGCGGCCCTCTGCCGGGCCTTGGCCAAGGCCGGGGCCGGTGCGGACATCGTGTCCGGAGGGGAGCTCCAAAGAGCCCTGCGGGCCGGTTTCAAGCCCCGCAGGATCGTCTTCTCCGGAGTCGGAAAAACCCAGGAGGAAATGGCCCTGGCCCTGCGCTCGGGCGTGCTCACCCTCAACGTGGAGTCGAGGGAGGAACTGGAGGCCCTGGAAAGGACCGCCCGGCGCCTGCGCATCCCAGCCCCGGTCTCGGTGAGGCTCAACCCCGATGTGGACCCGGGAACCCACCCCCATATCACCACGGGGATCTCGGAGAACAAGTTCGGGGTCGAGGCCGGGGAGGCCTTGGAGCTCTACGAGAAAGCCGTTAAAAGTCCCTGGCTCAAGATCCAAGGCATACAGTGCCATATCGGCTCTCAGATCACGTCGGTGGAGCCCTATCTTCGGGCCGCGCGCTCGCTCGCGCGGGTCGCGGCAAGGCTTCAAAAAAAAGGCATAAGGCTCGGGCTCATGGATATGGGCGGGGGGCTCGGGATCACTTACGACAGAGAAAAACCATTGAAGCTGAAGGTCCTGGCCCAAGGGCTTGCGAGGATATTGGCGCCCTGGCCCCAGGCCCGGCTTCTCCTCGAGCCGGGGCGCTATCTCGTGGCCGAGGCCGGGGTGCTGCTCACGACAGTGCTCTACCGGAAAAAAACCGCGAGGCGGCGCTTCGCCGTCGTGGACGCGGCCATGAACGACCTGGCCCGTCCCGCGCTTTACGGCGCGCGCCACCCCGTCTGGCCCGCTCTCCGGCGCTCGGGGCCCGCTCTCCCCATGGACGTGGTCGGCCCGGTCTGCGAGTCCGGGGACTTCCTGGCCAAGGGCTGCCTCCTTGCCGAGCCCGAGCCCGGAGACGTCTTGGCCGTTCTCAAGGCCGGGGCCTACGGGTTCTCCATGAGCTCCCAGTACAACTCGCGCCCTCGGGCCGCCGAGGTCCTGCTCAAGGGGGGGAAGGCGAAGCTCTCGCGCCGCCGCGAGACCCTCGAGGATTTGATCCGCTGTGAAGAAGTATAG
- a CDS encoding tetratricopeptide repeat protein produces MSKHWVRQQVRHNELQDVLERGLVWVKGHRRAAAIAIGLILLLSLVGGGTYHVRRNQNAQAWQSLGLAQSMAFSGMPDQALKQIQETSANYPNTQAAGYARLLAGDLHFLKGQYKEALAEYSALSEGSAPEVLKPLAVGNVGLAQEALGRCRDAAQTDQRFLDSYSEHFLAPQIHSSLARCLKALGQADQAKAAYQKIALQYPETSWAAWAKAQTALPSSK; encoded by the coding sequence ATGAGCAAACATTGGGTCAGGCAGCAGGTCAGGCACAACGAGCTCCAGGACGTCCTGGAAAGGGGGCTGGTTTGGGTCAAGGGCCACCGCCGGGCCGCGGCCATCGCCATAGGCCTGATTCTTCTCCTGTCCCTCGTGGGAGGGGGGACCTACCATGTCCGGCGCAACCAAAACGCCCAAGCCTGGCAGAGCTTGGGTCTGGCCCAGAGCATGGCCTTCAGCGGCATGCCCGACCAGGCCTTGAAGCAAATACAGGAAACCTCGGCCAATTATCCCAACACCCAAGCCGCCGGCTATGCCCGCCTCCTGGCGGGGGACCTTCATTTTCTCAAGGGGCAGTATAAGGAAGCCTTGGCCGAGTATTCCGCGCTCTCCGAGGGCTCGGCTCCCGAGGTTTTGAAGCCCCTGGCCGTGGGCAATGTGGGGCTGGCCCAAGAGGCCCTTGGGCGATGCCGGGACGCCGCCCAGACCGACCAGCGCTTCCTCGACTCCTATTCCGAGCACTTCCTAGCGCCCCAAATCCACAGTTCTCTGGCCCGCTGCCTCAAGGCCCTAGGGCAGGCCGACCAAGCCAAGGCCGCGTATCAAAAAATAGCGCTTCAGTACCCCGAGACCTCCTGGGCCGCATGGGCCAAGGCCCAAACCGCACTCCCTAGCAGCAAATAA
- a CDS encoding VOC family protein: MVKHIAFTMYPVKDMPRARQFYEGGLGLKLTNNFRDQWVEYHLNNGCFAITTMAEDVAPSANSGGSIAFEVDDVDVMVDKLRARKAVVKMEPFSTPVCRMAVVLDPEGNAISIHGKNPGR; the protein is encoded by the coding sequence ATAGTGAAGCACATCGCCTTCACGATGTACCCGGTGAAGGACATGCCGCGTGCACGGCAGTTCTACGAGGGGGGGCTCGGCCTAAAGCTCACGAACAACTTCCGGGACCAGTGGGTCGAGTACCACCTCAATAACGGCTGTTTCGCCATCACGACCATGGCCGAAGACGTAGCTCCCAGCGCCAACTCAGGAGGCAGCATCGCCTTCGAGGTGGATGACGTGGACGTGATGGTGGATAAGCTGCGCGCCAGGAAGGCCGTCGTCAAGATGGAACCTTTCTCGACTCCGGTGTGCCGTATGGCCGTGGTGCTTGACCCCGAAGGAAATGCCATTTCAATTCACGGGAAAAACCCAGGGCGATAA
- a CDS encoding CPBP family intramembrane metalloprotease has translation MKMGLIFIGVELCVLAIGLLLSRFLLTEPRHLMPQLNSDVWMKALLWSILPAGLAAAMALTSFGPFLAVQELFKNGRGRELIQSNLILVALGCLLAGGSEELLFRGVLQTRWGLVIASLVFGVLHATSPVHFVIASLLGVYFGFAFQRSGNNLFVPAVAHAICDFTFMLLFRLALPLAPSEIVK, from the coding sequence ATGAAAATGGGCCTCATCTTTATCGGGGTTGAATTATGCGTGCTGGCGATCGGCTTACTTCTATCTCGTTTTCTGTTGACCGAGCCCCGCCATCTGATGCCGCAGTTAAATTCGGATGTTTGGATGAAGGCGTTATTATGGTCCATACTACCGGCCGGCCTCGCGGCAGCCATGGCTCTAACATCCTTCGGCCCATTCCTTGCCGTTCAGGAACTCTTCAAGAATGGGCGGGGCAGAGAGTTAATTCAAAGCAATCTGATATTGGTCGCGCTTGGCTGTTTGCTCGCGGGCGGTAGCGAGGAACTGCTATTTAGAGGTGTTTTACAGACTCGATGGGGGTTAGTCATCGCGTCTCTGGTGTTCGGTGTACTCCATGCGACATCCCCGGTGCATTTTGTCATTGCTTCCCTACTTGGAGTTTATTTCGGCTTTGCCTTCCAGCGTTCCGGCAACAACCTGTTCGTTCCCGCCGTCGCTCATGCCATCTGTGACTTTACATTCATGTTGCTGTTCCGACTAGCTCTGCCGCTCGCTCCTTCTGAAATAGTAAAATGA
- a CDS encoding Bro-N domain-containing protein — translation MSEPSSNPETRIALFQRKEVRRTIHNNEWWFVVEDVVLALIDSRDAKQYIQRLKQRDPELRKGWVQIVHTLPVPTEGGPQAMLCANTEGVFRLIQSIPSPRAEPFKRWLAKVGYERIQEIEDPELATKRTRALYKAKGYSDDWIEKRMRSITIRDELTDEWKKRGVREQREYAILTAEISKATFGMTPGQYAEFKRLKRENLRDHMTDLELIFSMLGEAATTEIARNRDAQGFSQNKHAATAGGSVAGNARRELEKKSGRKVVTRENYLSLAQSAKRAKQLTRKTPKRNKKGPKRAA, via the coding sequence ATGAGTGAACCTTCGTCAAACCCCGAGACTCGCATCGCCCTATTTCAGCGTAAGGAAGTCCGCCGCACCATCCATAACAACGAATGGTGGTTCGTCGTGGAGGACGTCGTCCTCGCGCTGATCGACTCTCGCGACGCCAAGCAGTATATCCAGCGTCTAAAACAACGCGACCCCGAACTTCGTAAAGGATGGGTACAGATTGTACATACCCTTCCCGTGCCCACCGAGGGGGGGCCGCAGGCGATGCTATGCGCCAACACCGAGGGCGTTTTCCGCCTGATCCAGTCCATCCCAAGCCCCAGAGCCGAGCCGTTCAAGCGCTGGCTCGCCAAGGTCGGCTACGAGCGCATCCAAGAGATCGAGGACCCCGAACTCGCCACCAAGCGCACCCGCGCGCTCTACAAGGCTAAAGGCTACTCCGACGACTGGATCGAGAAGCGGATGCGCTCCATCACCATCCGCGACGAGCTGACCGACGAATGGAAGAAGCGCGGAGTGAGAGAACAGCGCGAGTACGCCATCCTCACCGCCGAGATATCCAAAGCGACCTTCGGCATGACGCCCGGCCAATACGCCGAGTTCAAGCGCCTCAAGCGCGAAAACCTCCGCGACCACATGACCGATCTCGAGCTGATCTTCTCCATGCTGGGCGAAGCCGCCACCACCGAGATCGCCCGCAACCGCGACGCCCAGGGCTTCTCCCAGAATAAGCACGCCGCCACCGCAGGCGGATCGGTGGCCGGCAACGCCCGCCGCGAACTGGAAAAAAAGAGCGGGCGGAAAGTCGTTACCCGAGAGAACTATCTCTCTTTGGCGCAGTCGGCGAAGAGAGCCAAGCAGTTGACGCGTAAAACTCCAAAGCGAAACAAGAAAGGCCCTAAGAGGGCGGCATGA
- a CDS encoding PD40 domain-containing protein → MTRLPILILLGFAPIASAENICREYGMTHGLFSMRPDGTDLRLIRKLKTAVSYDKVRPSPDMKRMVFLECVEDIDDNCLCDESEYKAKQVVIADMDGSNRAVIGKPEGGFNDYPNWSPDGGSAIYMHSSASSASAPDLYRYDARSGALRNLTNTPELMESDNHWNENGTITLVAQDWRRGKPGIGNVFAFPADRPEDWTQLTYFTADLGRHCCAADPKYSPDGSQLVYSRKVADDEEDGKWEIVLRAQDGSEQILNQGQARGYWPMWSRDGRRLLWVSFDGTYSIVVKNLQDGASRSIPLVGGGVRVPLGRNTVIFGRVGWPSWIGGGDQRIFFPGTYLEVKGSASRQQFSPPTSHE, encoded by the coding sequence GTGACTCGACTCCCCATCCTCATCCTGCTGGGATTTGCTCCCATCGCAAGCGCCGAGAACATTTGCCGCGAATACGGGATGACGCACGGCCTTTTCTCGATGCGCCCCGACGGCACCGATCTGCGGCTGATCCGGAAGCTGAAGACGGCCGTGTCCTATGACAAGGTGCGGCCGTCTCCCGACATGAAACGCATGGTATTCCTTGAATGCGTCGAGGATATCGATGACAACTGCCTTTGCGACGAATCGGAATACAAGGCGAAGCAAGTCGTCATCGCGGATATGGACGGCTCCAACCGCGCGGTGATCGGCAAGCCAGAGGGGGGCTTCAACGATTACCCGAACTGGTCTCCCGACGGCGGATCCGCGATCTACATGCATTCAAGCGCGTCGAGCGCCTCCGCCCCCGACCTGTACCGCTACGACGCGCGCTCGGGCGCTTTGCGGAACTTGACCAATACGCCGGAATTGATGGAAAGCGACAATCATTGGAACGAGAACGGGACAATCACCCTCGTCGCTCAGGACTGGCGGCGAGGCAAGCCCGGAATCGGGAATGTTTTCGCCTTCCCCGCGGATCGTCCGGAAGATTGGACACAGCTCACTTACTTCACGGCCGACCTGGGACGCCATTGCTGCGCGGCCGACCCCAAGTATTCGCCGGACGGCTCCCAGTTGGTCTATTCGCGCAAGGTCGCAGATGACGAAGAAGACGGAAAGTGGGAAATCGTCCTGCGAGCCCAAGACGGCAGCGAGCAAATATTGAATCAGGGCCAGGCGCGTGGTTATTGGCCGATGTGGAGCCGGGATGGCCGCAGGTTGCTGTGGGTCTCTTTCGATGGAACCTACTCCATCGTCGTGAAGAATCTTCAAGATGGCGCAAGCCGCAGCATCCCCCTGGTCGGCGGCGGCGTCCGGGTGCCTCTGGGAAGAAACACCGTGATCTTCGGCCGCGTGGGCTGGCCCTCCTGGATCGGCGGCGGCGATCAGAGGATATTCTTTCCCGGCACATATCTCGAGGTGAAGGGATCGGCCTCACGGCAACAATTTTCCCCTCCCACAAGCCATGAGTGA
- a CDS encoding adenine phosphoribosyltransferase, whose product MTASAKSIDLKSLIQDVPDFPKKGIIFKDITPMLADPQAFASAIDRMAEPFLGRGIRIVAGIESRGFLLATPIAYRLGAGVVPIRKKGKLPRRTHSASYDLEYGQDHIEAHADAFAAGTKVLIVDDVLATGGTAAAACELIEKMGGALEGIAFLIELGFLSGRRKLPGRKIHSLLAY is encoded by the coding sequence ATGACCGCTTCCGCGAAATCCATAGATCTCAAGTCCCTCATCCAGGATGTGCCGGACTTCCCCAAGAAAGGAATCATCTTCAAAGACATCACTCCCATGCTGGCCGATCCCCAGGCCTTCGCCTCGGCCATAGACCGCATGGCCGAGCCCTTCCTCGGACGCGGCATCCGCATCGTGGCAGGGATCGAATCGCGGGGGTTCCTCCTGGCCACTCCCATCGCCTACCGCCTGGGAGCGGGCGTGGTGCCCATCCGCAAGAAAGGCAAGCTCCCCCGGCGCACGCACTCGGCGAGCTACGACCTGGAGTACGGGCAGGACCACATCGAGGCCCACGCGGACGCCTTCGCCGCGGGGACCAAGGTCCTCATTGTGGACGACGTCCTGGCCACGGGCGGCACCGCCGCCGCGGCCTGCGAGCTCATCGAGAAGATGGGGGGAGCCCTCGAGGGGATCGCATTCCTCATCGAGCTCGGATTCCTAAGCGGCCGCCGCAAGCTCCCCGGCAGGAAGATCCACTCGCTTCTGGCCTATTGA